The following is a genomic window from Bordetella petrii.
CGGCCTGGTCGATGTCGAAGGCTTCGATGCCGGCGCGGATGATGGCGTCTGGAATGCCCAGCGCCCATGCGGTGCCGACCGCCGCCAGCACGTTCTCGACCTGGAACCCCACGCGCGCGCCATGGGTGAGCGGTATTGCCGCGATGTCGGCCAATGGTGTTTCATTGCGGCCTTCGGCCAACACAATCGAGCCGCCGCGCAGGAACACGGCCCGCTTGCCCTGCGCCAGCTGTTCGGCGATGGCGGGCAACCCGGGGTCGATGCCGAAGAACACCACGTCGCCGTCGCACAGCGGCGCCATGCCGGCCACGAGCGGGTCGCGCGCATTGAGCACGGCCGCGCCGCCGGGCAACACCACGTCAACCTGGGTGCGGAACACGTTGGCCAGACGGTCGGTGTCCTGGATGTCGAAGTCGCCCAGGTGATCACCTTGGTCGATGTTGGTGACCACGCCGACCTGGCAGCGGTCGTAAGCCAGCCCCTGGCCCAGGATGACGGCGCTGTCGTTCTCGATGACGGCGGCCTCGACGCTGCGGTTCATCAGCAGCCGCCGGCCGCTGGCCCAGTCGGCGCGGTCGCCCGCCTGCACCAGCCGCGAGCCCAGATACAGGCCTTCGCTGCAGGCCAGGCCAGTATGGCGGCCGGCCAACGCCAGCAGACGCGCCACCAGGCGCGCCACCACCGTTTTGCCGTTGGCGCCGGTGATGCCTACCACTGGAATGCGGCCGTCGTCGCCGACGGGAAACAGATGGTCGACGATAGCGCGGCCCACCGGACGCGGCGGGCCGTCGGCGGGCTTCAAGTGCATCAGCAGGCCTGGCCCGGCATTGACTTCGACAATGGCGCCGCGCTGGTCGTCCAGGGGTTGCGAGATGTCTTCGGCCACCAGGTCCACGCCGGCCACGTCCAGCCCGACGATCTTCGCGGCCAGCACGACGGTGGCCGCCGTATCGGGATGCACGCGATCGGTGACGTCGAAGGCGACATTGCCGCTGCGCTGGATCAGCACGCGCCTGCCGGCTGCCGGCACGCTGTCGGCCGACAGCGACTGCCGCGCCAGCTCCAGGCGCGCCGCGGAATCCAGGCGCACGATGTTTAGCGGGTGGTTCTCGGTGCGGCCGCGCCGTGGATCGCTGTTGATCTGCAGTTCGATCAGGCGGGAGACGGTATTGCGCCCGTCGCCGGTGACCCAGGCCGGCTCGCCGGCGGCAGCCGCGACCAGGCGATCGCCCACCACCAGCAGGCGGTGCTCATTGCCGGGCACAAAGCGCTCGACCAGTACGCCGCTGCCTTCTTCGACCGCTACGGCATAGGCCGACAGCACTTCCGTCTGGCTGGCCAGGTTGGTGAACACGCCGCGGCCGTGGTTGCCGTCGCACGGTTTGACGACCACCGGCAGGCCGATGTCCTGCGCGGCTTCCCAGGCGTCGGCCGGGCTGTCCACCTGGCGGCCTTCGGGCACCGGCACGCCGGATTCCGACAGCAGTGTCTTGGTCAGATCTTTGTCGCGCGAGATACCTTCGGCGATGGCGCTGGTGCGATCGGTTTCCGCCGTCCAGATGCGGCGCTGGCGGGCGCCGTAGCCGAACTGCACCAGGTTGCCCTCGAACAGCCGGATGCAGGGAATGTCGCGGTCGTCGGCGGCATCGACAATGCATGCGGTGCTGGGGCCCAGGCAATGGGTGTCGACCAGGTCGTGCAGACGGGCGACGCTGCGCTGCACGTCGAACGGGCGGTCCTGGATGGCCGCCATGACCAGTTCGCGGGCCTCGTCCAGGGCGGCGCGCGTCACTTGTTCCTGCCAGGCGCGCACCACCACTTTATAGACGCCGCGCGTCGAGGTTTCGCGCGCCTTGCCGAAGCCGCCGGGCAGGCCCGCCAGCGTCTGCAGTTCGAGCGTGACGTGTTCCAGGATGTGCCCCGGCCAGGTGCCTTCGCGCAGGCGCTGCAGGAAGCCGCCGCGCACACCGGGGCTGCAGCGGTGTTCGATCAGGCCGGGCAGCCAGGTGGACAGCCGCTCGTAAAGCCCCGGTATGGTGTTCGACGGGTAGTCTTCCAGGGCGCCGATATCGACCCAGGCTTCAAGCACCGGGCGATAGGTCCAAATGTTCGGGCCGCGCAAAGCCACGACATCGAGAAATTCAATGTCTTTGTCTTTCATGTTTTGGTGGGGGGAGGTGCGCGTCGGCAGACAGGAGACCCCGGGGGAGAGCGGGCGGGGATGTCGGGCGGGAAGCAGGGCCGATGCGTGGGCGGGTGGTTTCCTAGGATGGAAATTGGTGAAATCGGCTGCTACTATACGCCGCCTTTTCCCGCCGATAAACTCGCGTTGTTGTACGGAAGGGACACGTTCGGCCAGGCCGACAACCCGGCCATGGCGGATCGCCATCCATGACTAAAAAGCAGCTTCTTTCCGGCGCTTGCGGGCAGGCGCCGGCCGGCCGGCACGATGCGGTGCAGTCCCGCCTCGCGCCGGGCGAAGCCATTCTGGCGCGGCTGGAAACCGACCTGGATGCGCACCTGGCCTTTCGGCCAGGATCGGTTGTCCTGACCGGCCGGCGCCTGCTGGCGTGCTGCTCCGACGATGGCCAATGGCGTGAATGGCCGGTTGCGCCGCGGCTGCGCCTGAGCCTGGCCGACCACGCCGGCGTCGCCACGCTCGAACTGCGCGACGGTCCGGTGCGCCTGGCGGCCTGGCGCTTCACCCTGGCCCGCAATGCCGCCGCCCTGCGGCTGGTGGCGGCCTTCGACGCCGTGCAGGCTGGCCGGCAGACCAGCGCGCCCGCCTGTTCCACTTGCCATTTGCCGCTGCCGGCCGGGCAGGCCGAATGTCCGGTGTGTGCGCAGGCCGCGGCCCGGCCGCCCTCGTCCTGGGCATTGCTGCGCCTGTGGCGTTTCGCCCGGCCATACCGGGGCCCGCTGCTGGCCGGCTTCGTGCTGACCCTGCTGGCCACCGCGGCCACCCTGGTGCCGCCTTATCTCACCATGCCCCTGATGGACGACGTGCTGATCCCGTTCCAGAATGGCGCGCCCATCGACTATTCGCTGGTGCGTCTGTACCTGGGCGGGCTGCTCGCCTCGGCCGCGCTGGCGTGGGGGCTGGGCTGGGCGCGCACCTACATTCTGGCCTGGGTCAGCGAGCGCATCGGCGCCGATCTGCGCACCACTACCTACGAACACTTGCAGCAGCTGTCGCTGCAGTACTTCGGCGGCAAGCGCACCGGCGACCTGATCTCGCGCATCGGCAGCGAAACCGACCGCATCTGCATTTTCCTGTCGCTGCACCTGCTCGACTTTGCCACCGATGTCCTGATGATCGCCATGACCGCGGCCATCCTGGTGTCCATCAATCCGTGGCTGGCGCTGGTCACGCTGGCGCCGCTGCCGTTCATCGTGTGGATGATCCATGCGGTGCGCGACCGGCTGCGCCACGGTTTCGAAAAAGTCGACCGCATCTGGGCCGACATTACCAACGTGCTGGCCGACACCATACCGGGTATCCGCGTCGTGAAGGCTTTCGCGCAGGAAAAACGCGAGGTGCAGCGCTTTCGCGCAGCCAACAACCGCAACCTGGAAGTCAACGATCGCGTCAACAGTCTGTGGTCGCTGTTTTCGCCGACGGTGACGCTGCTGACCGAAATCGGCCTGCTGGTGGTGTGGGTGTTCGGCATCTGGCAGGTTGCCAACAAGCAGATCACGGTGGGCGTGCTGGCGGCTTTTCTGGCGTATATCGGCCGGTTCTATACGCGGCTCGACTCGATGAGCCGCATCGTTTCGGTCACGCAGAAGGCGGCTGCCGGCGCCAAGCGTATTTTCGATATTCTCGACCACGTATCCAGCGTGCCCGAACCCGACGCGCCGGCGCGCCTGGATCGCGTGGCCGGCCGTATCGAGCTGCGCAACGTGGCGTTCCGCTACGGCAACCGATCGGTCATCCAGGGGCTCGACCTGGCCATCGCGCCTGGCGAAATGATCGGACTGGTGGGACACAGCGGCTCCGGCAAGAGCACCCTGATCAACCTGATCTGCCGCTTCTATGATGTGTCGGAAGGCGCGATACTCGTCGACGGCATCGACATCCGCAATCTGCGCATTGCCGATCACCGCCGGCACATCGGCCTGGTGCTGCAAGAGCCGTTCCTGTTCTTCGGCACCATCGCCGAAAACATTGCCTACGGCCGGCCGCAGGCCACGCGCGCCGAAATCGTGGCCGCGGCCCGCGCCGCCCATGCCCACGATTTCATCCTGCGCCTGCCGCACGGCTACGACTCGCTGGTGGGCGAGCGCGGCCAGGCGCTGTCCGGAGGCGAGCGCCAGCGCATCTCGATCGCGCGCGCTTTGCTGATCGACCCGCGCATCCTGATCCTGGACGAAGCCACCTCATCGGTCGACACCACCACCGAAAAAGAAATCCAGAAGGCGCTCGACAATCTCGTGCGCGGGCGTACCACCATTGCCATTGCCCACCGGCTGAGCACGCTGCGCCGCGCCGACCGGCTGGTGGTGCTGGCTCACGGCCGCGTCGTCGAACAAGGACGGCACGAGGCGCTGATGGCGCGCCAGGGCGCCTACTATCGCCTGTACCAGGCGCAGGCCCGGACCGGCGAGGCCGACCTGCGCGACGATGTCGACGATGCCGATGGTGGCGACGACGATGATGCGCCCCACGCCTGAACCGCCCGCGAGCCTGCCATGACGCTTCCCGCTTTCGACTTGTACCGCAACGCCCAGGGCAGGCTGGTGTATGTGCCCGTGGACGGGCCAGCGCACGAGGGCGTGCTGGCCGTGCGGGCGTTTCCAGTCAGCGCGCCCTCGCAGGGCGTGTCCATCATCAGCGCCGACGGCCAGGAACTGGCGTGGTTCGACGCCTTGGAAACCCTGCCGCCGCGAGCGCGACAGCAGGTCGAGGAAGCCCTGGCCGGCCGGGAGTTCATGCCCGAAATCCAGCGCCTCGAAGCCGTGTCGGCGTTTGCCACGCCATCGGTGTGGCAGGTGCACACCGATCGCGGACCCACCGAGTTCACCTTGAAAGGCGAGGAAGACATCCGCCGCCTGGCTGGCCAGATGCTGCTGATTTCAGACAGCCACGGCATTCATTACCTGGTGCGCGACACCGCGGCGCTCGACCGCCACAGCCGCCGGTTGCTGGATCACTTCTTGTAAGACCGCCGGAACGGCGTGTGGGCTTCGAGTTCGCCCATGTAGTCGTCCACGGCCTCGGTTTCGCGCTCCAGAAAATCCTCGATCGCGGCCGCGAAGCGCGGGTCGGCAATCCAGTGCGCCGACCATGTAGGGGTGGGCAGCAGGCCGCGCGCCATCTTGTGCTCGCCTTGTGCGCCGCCCTCGAAGTGCGCCAGGCCGTGCTGGATGCAGTAGTCGATAGACTGCAGGTAGCAGGTCTCGAAATGCAGGCCCGGCACGAACTCCAGCGCGCCCCAGTAGCGGCCGTACAGGATGTCGCCGCCCTGCATGTTCAACGCGGCCGCGATGGGCTCGCCGTTGCGCAGCGCCATGACCAGCACCAGCGCGCCGGGCAGGGCCGCGTGCAGGCGCTGGAAGAACTCGGCGCTGAGATAGGGCGGGTTGCCGTGGGCAAAGTAGGTATGCCGGTAACAACGATAAAAGAACGCCAGCGATGCGGCGTCGATCTGCGCGCCGCTCAGCCATCGGAATTCGACGCCGGCGGCCTGCACCTTCTTGCGGTCCTGGCGAATCTTCTTGCGCTTGTCGTGGTTCAGTTCCGCCAGAAAGGCATCCAGGCTGGCGTAGCCGGCATTGCGCCAATGGAACTGCACACCCTCGCGCACCATGCAACCGGCCTGGCGCAGCGCCGCCAGATCGTCTTCGCCCGGAAACAGCACATGCAGCGACGACACTTTCAGGCCCTGTGCCAGTTCGACCAGGCCATGCGCCAGCTCCAGGCGGTCGTCGGCATTGGCGGCCAGCAGGCGCGGACCGCCCACCGGCGTGAAAGGCACGGCGGCCAGCAGTTTGGGGTAATAGCGCAGGCCGTGGCGTTCGAAGGCATCGGCCCAGGCGTAGTCGAACACGTATTCGCCGCGAGAGTGCCCTTTCAGGTATAGCGGCACGGCGCCAGCCAGCCGGTCGGCGCGCCGCAGCAGCAGGTAATACGGCGCCCAGCCCGTATCCGGCGCCGCGCAACCGGTGTCGTGCAGGGCTGACAGGAATTCGTGGCGCACGAACGGCTGCTCGCCCGCCAGCGCGTTCCATTGGCATGCGTCCACACGGGACAGCGAGGTTTCGACGGCAAGACGGGCAGGGGGGCTCATGGTGCAATGATAAAGTCTGGCGTTGACAAGTTCCCGCGCCGTGCCGCAGCCCTTGCCTGCGGCCATCCGATCACCAGGCATGACCGATACCGCTTTTCCCGATTCCATCCGCCGGCTGGCCCTGGCCGCGCTGGCCACGCGCGCCTGGCCCGACAAGCTGGCCTTGGTGCGCGCTATTGGCGAGGCCGTTCCTGTCGACCCGAATACCCGGCTGGATGAACCTGCCGGCCTGCCCGGGCGCCCCGATGCGCCCGAGCTGGTGCCGCCGGGCCAGGTCCGGCAGCGCTCGGTGCAGTCGCCCGAAGGACGCGCCGCGCTG
Proteins encoded in this region:
- a CDS encoding GNAT family N-acetyltransferase translates to MSPPARLAVETSLSRVDACQWNALAGEQPFVRHEFLSALHDTGCAAPDTGWAPYYLLLRRADRLAGAVPLYLKGHSRGEYVFDYAWADAFERHGLRYYPKLLAAVPFTPVGGPRLLAANADDRLELAHGLVELAQGLKVSSLHVLFPGEDDLAALRQAGCMVREGVQFHWRNAGYASLDAFLAELNHDKRKKIRQDRKKVQAAGVEFRWLSGAQIDAASLAFFYRCYRHTYFAHGNPPYLSAEFFQRLHAALPGALVLVMALRNGEPIAAALNMQGGDILYGRYWGALEFVPGLHFETCYLQSIDYCIQHGLAHFEGGAQGEHKMARGLLPTPTWSAHWIADPRFAAAIEDFLERETEAVDDYMGELEAHTPFRRSYKK
- a CDS encoding cyanophycin metabolism-associated DUF1854 family protein produces the protein MTLPAFDLYRNAQGRLVYVPVDGPAHEGVLAVRAFPVSAPSQGVSIISADGQELAWFDALETLPPRARQQVEEALAGREFMPEIQRLEAVSAFATPSVWQVHTDRGPTEFTLKGEEDIRRLAGQMLLISDSHGIHYLVRDTAALDRHSRRLLDHFL
- a CDS encoding cyanophycin metabolism-associated ABC transporter, with product MTKKQLLSGACGQAPAGRHDAVQSRLAPGEAILARLETDLDAHLAFRPGSVVLTGRRLLACCSDDGQWREWPVAPRLRLSLADHAGVATLELRDGPVRLAAWRFTLARNAAALRLVAAFDAVQAGRQTSAPACSTCHLPLPAGQAECPVCAQAAARPPSSWALLRLWRFARPYRGPLLAGFVLTLLATAATLVPPYLTMPLMDDVLIPFQNGAPIDYSLVRLYLGGLLASAALAWGLGWARTYILAWVSERIGADLRTTTYEHLQQLSLQYFGGKRTGDLISRIGSETDRICIFLSLHLLDFATDVLMIAMTAAILVSINPWLALVTLAPLPFIVWMIHAVRDRLRHGFEKVDRIWADITNVLADTIPGIRVVKAFAQEKREVQRFRAANNRNLEVNDRVNSLWSLFSPTVTLLTEIGLLVVWVFGIWQVANKQITVGVLAAFLAYIGRFYTRLDSMSRIVSVTQKAAAGAKRIFDILDHVSSVPEPDAPARLDRVAGRIELRNVAFRYGNRSVIQGLDLAIAPGEMIGLVGHSGSGKSTLINLICRFYDVSEGAILVDGIDIRNLRIADHRRHIGLVLQEPFLFFGTIAENIAYGRPQATRAEIVAAARAAHAHDFILRLPHGYDSLVGERGQALSGGERQRISIARALLIDPRILILDEATSSVDTTTEKEIQKALDNLVRGRTTIAIAHRLSTLRRADRLVVLAHGRVVEQGRHEALMARQGAYYRLYQAQARTGEADLRDDVDDADGGDDDDAPHA
- the cphA gene encoding cyanophycin synthetase; translation: MKDKDIEFLDVVALRGPNIWTYRPVLEAWVDIGALEDYPSNTIPGLYERLSTWLPGLIEHRCSPGVRGGFLQRLREGTWPGHILEHVTLELQTLAGLPGGFGKARETSTRGVYKVVVRAWQEQVTRAALDEARELVMAAIQDRPFDVQRSVARLHDLVDTHCLGPSTACIVDAADDRDIPCIRLFEGNLVQFGYGARQRRIWTAETDRTSAIAEGISRDKDLTKTLLSESGVPVPEGRQVDSPADAWEAAQDIGLPVVVKPCDGNHGRGVFTNLASQTEVLSAYAVAVEEGSGVLVERFVPGNEHRLLVVGDRLVAAAAGEPAWVTGDGRNTVSRLIELQINSDPRRGRTENHPLNIVRLDSAARLELARQSLSADSVPAAGRRVLIQRSGNVAFDVTDRVHPDTAATVVLAAKIVGLDVAGVDLVAEDISQPLDDQRGAIVEVNAGPGLLMHLKPADGPPRPVGRAIVDHLFPVGDDGRIPVVGITGANGKTVVARLVARLLALAGRHTGLACSEGLYLGSRLVQAGDRADWASGRRLLMNRSVEAAVIENDSAVILGQGLAYDRCQVGVVTNIDQGDHLGDFDIQDTDRLANVFRTQVDVVLPGGAAVLNARDPLVAGMAPLCDGDVVFFGIDPGLPAIAEQLAQGKRAVFLRGGSIVLAEGRNETPLADIAAIPLTHGARVGFQVENVLAAVGTAWALGIPDAIIRAGIEAFDIDQADAPWQFTLFERGGATVVVDDVHNASALQALIDAAARFPASRRCAVYAAGADRRDADLIEQGRLLAGAFDRVVLYDDATVTSRRPAGQARALLRQGLAQGTRPIDVQDEPDHALAIGLALDHIQAGDFVLLQSDEAYSGPTIDRVRRWIQQ